A genomic window from Syntrophorhabdales bacterium includes:
- a CDS encoding ABC transporter substrate-binding protein, whose translation MGRFTLAFVACSVALVVVLLLIPPGVHAKSVYVGGSFALTGAYSQDVAVMLAAFEDYVKYVNETKRMAPWRNEKWPADITVELLWRDDELKPAKALAIYEELKAKGMLVFRVSGSPQAMALKDRLKQDNMGATTLATGPFLLTPPGTIFTHYPLYSDDLAAVADWFKEKWKENRKPRVAYLTADNAMGKSIEIPEMEAYLKKIGCEFVGAQYVPVVPTSQPTTQLMWLKQNKVDLALGVMVQPGSQPTVKEMVRLGMGPHLDYKIIFGAATPTHLPTFQPAMGQLGEGFVVGGGFPPWDDPTPGMKFCVEMQDKNRPTKKITNISYVGGMIEAMTQVEALRLALQQMPLEKLKPADALNQGFYKIKALNTGDLSSTPLTYGPSKVEGVDAVRVDQVVKGKIVKQGVYPCRGIYQR comes from the coding sequence ATGGGTAGATTCACATTGGCATTCGTAGCGTGTTCAGTTGCTCTGGTTGTGGTGTTGTTGCTTATTCCGCCGGGCGTTCATGCAAAGAGCGTCTATGTCGGTGGCAGCTTTGCGCTGACGGGAGCCTACTCCCAGGATGTGGCGGTGATGCTGGCAGCCTTTGAAGACTACGTTAAATACGTGAATGAGACGAAGCGCATGGCGCCGTGGCGCAATGAAAAGTGGCCTGCCGACATAACCGTGGAACTCCTGTGGCGAGACGACGAGCTCAAGCCCGCGAAGGCACTAGCCATATACGAGGAGCTCAAGGCCAAAGGCATGCTGGTCTTCAGGGTATCGGGGTCGCCGCAAGCCATGGCTTTGAAGGACAGGCTGAAACAGGACAACATGGGCGCGACTACGCTCGCGACCGGACCATTTCTTCTGACGCCTCCGGGGACGATATTCACCCACTATCCTCTGTACAGCGACGACCTGGCGGCGGTTGCGGACTGGTTCAAGGAGAAATGGAAGGAAAACAGAAAACCAAGGGTTGCGTATCTCACGGCGGACAATGCCATGGGAAAATCAATCGAGATACCTGAAATGGAGGCGTATCTCAAGAAGATAGGATGTGAGTTTGTTGGAGCCCAGTACGTGCCGGTAGTCCCGACATCGCAACCGACGACACAGCTCATGTGGCTGAAACAGAACAAGGTCGATCTTGCACTCGGCGTAATGGTGCAACCCGGCTCCCAGCCGACCGTCAAGGAGATGGTTCGCTTGGGCATGGGGCCGCATCTCGACTATAAGATTATTTTTGGCGCTGCTACACCCACGCATCTCCCCACGTTTCAACCGGCCATGGGACAGCTGGGTGAAGGATTTGTGGTCGGCGGCGGTTTCCCACCCTGGGATGACCCCACGCCCGGTATGAAATTCTGTGTCGAGATGCAGGACAAGAATCGTCCAACGAAAAAGATCACGAACATATCGTACGTCGGCGGTATGATCGAGGCAATGACGCAGGTCGAAGCGCTGAGACTTGCCCTGCAACAGATGCCGCTTGAAAAGCTGAAACCTGCGGACGCACTGAATCAGGGCTTTTACAAAATCAAGGCTCTCAACACGGGCGACTTGAGCAGCACACCGTTGACCTACGGTCCCAGTAAGGTCGAAGGTGTCGACGCAGTGCGGGTTGACCAGGTGGTGAAGGGCAAGATAGTAAAACAGGGCGTCTATCCATGTCGCGGCATCTATCAGCGCTGA